A genomic segment from Triticum dicoccoides isolate Atlit2015 ecotype Zavitan chromosome 1A, WEW_v2.0, whole genome shotgun sequence encodes:
- the LOC119287162 gene encoding putative 12-oxophytodienoate reductase 4 produces MAGEGETAAAATIPLLTPYRTGGGELDLAHRVVLAPLTRQRSPGNLPQPHAAVYYAQRATAGGMLITEATGVSAAAQGHRPTPGVWTDEQVDAWRPVVDAVHAKGAVIFCQLWHVGRVVGKLRPDGTPAGTPRPVSSTGRPIATPRMNDGVEEEFATPRRLDVAEIAGVVDDFRRAARNAVDAGFDGVEIHGAHGYLVEQFLKDSANDRDDEYGGSLENRCRFALEVVTAVADEIGGRRGGVRLSPFADYMDCHDSDPHALALHMATKLKGIPGGILYLHMVEPRMARADGRRVVPKRLRPYREAFGGTFIAAGGYDREEGNKVVGEGYADLVAFGRLFLANPDLPKRFEFDAKLNGYNRATFYTSDPVVGYTDYPFLG; encoded by the exons ATGGCTGGAGAAGGAGAGACGGCGGCCGCGGCGACGATCCCTCTGCTGACGCCGTATAGGACGGGCGGCGGCGAGCTGGACCTGGCCCACAGGGTGGTGCTGGCGCCGCTGACGAGGCAGCGGTCCCCGGGGAACCTCCCACAGCCGCACGCCGCCGTCTACTACGCGCAGCGCGCGACGGCCGGCGGGATGCTCATCACGGAGGCCACAGGCGTGTCCGCCGCGGCGCAGGGCCACCGGCCCACCCCGGGCGTCTGGACGGACGAGCAGGTGGACGCGTGGCGGCCCGTCGTCGACGCCGTGCACGCCAAGGGCGCGGTCATCTTCTGCCAGCTCTGGCACGTCGGGCGCGTCGTGGGCAAGCTCCGGCCGGACGGGACGCCCGCGGGGACGCCACGGCCGGTGTCCAGCACCGGCAGGCCGATCGCCACTCCGCGGATGAACGACGGCGTCGAGGAGGAGTTCGCGACGCCCAGACGGCTGGATGTGGCGgagatcgccggcgtcgtcgacgaCTTCAGGAGGGCAGCAAGGAACGCCGTCGACGCCG GGTTCGACGGCGTGGAGATCCATGGCGCGCACGGGTACCTCGTGGAGCAGTTCCTCAAGGACAGTGCCAACGACCGCGACGACGAGTATGGCGGCAGCCTAGAGAACAGGTGTCGTTTCGCGCTTGAGGTGGTCACCGCCGTGGCTGATGAGATCGGGGGCCGCCGCGGGGGCGTCCGCCTCTCGCCCTTTGCCGACTACATGGACTGCCACGACTCCGACCCGCACGCCCTTGCGCTCCACATGGCCACCAAGCTCAAAGGCATCCCCGGCGGCATCCTCTACCTCCACATGGTGGAGCCAAGGATGGCACGCGCCGATGGTCGGCGGGTGGTGCCGAAGAGGCTGCGGCCGTACCGGGAGGCGTTTGGCGGGACATTCATCGCTGCCGGCGGATACGACCGGGAGGAGGGGAATAAGGTGGTCGGAGAGGGGTACGCCGACCTAGTGGCATTTGGGCGGCTTTTCCTAGCCAACCCGGACCTTCCGAAGAGGTTTGAGTTCGACGCGAAGCTCAACGGGTACAACAGGGCCACCTTCTACACCTCCGACCCTGTTGTTGGCTACACCGACTATCCATTTTTGGGCTGA
- the LOC119358353 gene encoding putative 12-oxophytodienoate reductase 5, which yields MEPIPLLTPYKMGQFDLAHRVVLAPLTRQRSYGNVPQPHAAVYYSQRATAGGLLIAEATGVSDTAQGYTDTPGIWTTEHIEAWKPIVAAVHAKGALFFCQIWHVGRVSTFELQPGGAAPLSSTEKGVGPQISFDGHREEFSPPRRLTVEEIPAIVDDFRKAARNAIDAGFDGVEIHGANGYIIEQFLKDSANDRADEYGGTLENRCRFALEVVDAVVKEVGGRRVGIRLSPFTDYMDCHDSDPHSLALYMSTKLNDHDILYIHMIEPRMAIVDGRRVVPKRLLPYREAFKGTFIANGGYDREEGGKVVTEGYTDLVAFGRLFLANPDLPKRFEVGAELNKYDRTTFYTSDPVVGYTDYPFLE from the exons ATGGAGCCCATCCCTCTCCTGACGCCGTACAAGATGGGCCAGTTCGACCTCGCCCACAG GGTGGTGTTGGCGCCGTTGACGAGGCAGCGCTCCTACGGCAACGTGCCACAGCCGCACGCCGCCGTGTACTACTCCCAGCGCGCCACCGCCGGCGGGCTGCTCATCGCCGAGGCCACAGGGGTCTCCGACACGGCGCAGGGCTACACCGATACCCCGGGGATCTGGACGACGGAGCACATCGAGGCGTGGAAGCCCATCGTGGCCGCAGTGCACGCCAAGGGCGCGCTCTTCTTCTGCCAGATCTGGCACGTCGGACGTGTGTCCACCTTTGAGCTGCAGCCCGGCGGCGCCGCTCCGCTGTCGAGCACGGAGAAGGGGGTGGGCCCGCAGATCAGCTTCGATGGGCATCGGGAGGAGTTCTCGCCGCCGAGGAGGCTGACGGTTGAGGAGATACCTGCCATCGTCGACGACTTCAGGAAGGCCGCAAGGAACGCCATCGACGCGG GTTTCGACGGCGTGGAGATACACGGTGCAAACGGGTACATCATCGAGCAGTTCCTCAAGGATAGCGCCAACGACCGCGCAGATGAGTATGGTGGCACCCTTGAAAACCGGTGTCGTTTCGCTCTCGAGGTGGTCGATGCTGTCGTCAAGGAGGTCGGCGGCCGCCGTGTGGGCATCCGCCTCTCCCCATTCACTGACTACATGGATTGCCATGACTCTGACCCCCACTCCCTTGCACTTTATATGTCCACCAAACTCAACGACCATGACATCCTCTACATCCACATGATTGAGCCGAGGATGGCCATTGTGGACGGACGGAGAGTGGTGCCGAAGCGGTTGCTACCTTACAGAGAAGCATTCAAAGGGACCTTCATCGCCAATGGTGGATATGACCGTGAGGAAGGGGGCAAGGTGGTCACCGAGGGATACACTGACCTAGTGGCCTTTGGGAGGCTATTCCTGGCGAACCCGGACCTGCCAAAGCGGTTTGAGGTCGGCGCAGAACTGAACAAGTATGACAGAACGACCTTCTACACCTCAGACCCTGTCGTCGGCTACACCGACTACCCCTTCCTTGAATAA